Genomic segment of Streptosporangiales bacterium:
AGGGCGACCAGTGAGCCTGATCCGGGTGGCCGTGATCGGCGGCGGCGCTACACCCGAACACGAGGTGGGACGCGCCAGTGCCCGTAGCGTGATGAGCGCCCTGGCCCCGGATAGGTACCGGCCGATTGGTTTCACCATCGCCGGTGACGGCACCTGGCTGAATGCATCCGACGAGCCGTACCCGTCGTTTTCCGCCGCCATGGCCGATCTGCGCAGCTGCGAGGTCGCCTTCGCTGCTGTGCACGGAGCGCCCGGAGAAGATGGGGCGCTGGCTGCACTGTTCGAACTCGCCGGCATGCCTTACGTCGGATGCGGTGTGGCAGCCGGGGCAATCGCCATGGACAAGCAGGCCACCAAATTGATCGCCAACTCGCTCGACATCGCGACTGCGCCCGGCACGGTTGTGCACAGCGTCGATGATGTGGTGGACCTGGCACTGCCAGTCGTGGTCAAGCCGCAGTCTGCTGGCTCGAGCGTGGGCGTCAGTTGGGTGTCTG
This window contains:
- a CDS encoding D-alanine--D-alanine ligase, whose amino-acid sequence is MSLIRVAVIGGGATPEHEVGRASARSVMSALAPDRYRPIGFTIAGDGTWLNASDEPYPSFSAAMADLRSCEVAFAAVHGAPGEDGALAALFELAGMPYVGCGVAAGAIAMDKQATKLIANSLDIATAPGTVVHSVDDVVDLALPVVVKPQSAGSSVGVSWVSEPTELQAAITAALRVGVPALVESAIVGREIDIAILEGADGQLAMGAPLEIVGADGVFDNATKYDGSAQFVIPAPLTGDEAAELTGAATRVFRALGCAGLARVDFFLTPDGPVLNEVNTMPGLTEHSQYPRMFAAAGVSYPQLLDRLMTTALQRHT